The Mytilus trossulus isolate FHL-02 chromosome 3, PNRI_Mtr1.1.1.hap1, whole genome shotgun sequence genome contains a region encoding:
- the LOC134710144 gene encoding PAS domain-containing protein cky-1-like has translation MAPSPVEELALLDLERSNKGASKQRRDQINGEISVMRDLLPLPESARQRLSQLQIMSLSCVFIRKCNVLQKMVKSSQNNSEVPCDFSQSLTGFLLLTTRDGKLLYISENVTEYLGHSMVDMKTQGDSLFDIVDKRDHGTVQAQLLHGGGKMSQDIPTSFFCRMNMSRTLKRQAGFGDVKVMHVKGHFVTVPTQDSDVEQQVFIAVCSPLITPDVKESLIQNNTMVYKSVHNLDMSFIELTLNGEYHLQTTNDEIQSKSWYSYIYPEDLQEAKDKHTQLIKSRHEMGCMMTVRMITAKDEVIWVNIVMQVRQALLSNSDEPVILCINQVVSEQEAFQFKLQGQLFALYASRTPDFFFGSTFCAPIPTNTEGSPMLPAAGNMFPSPFFSGQQIFDQPFATVPQPVHGQIPQTHKSFCVKNCSPNMADRQGRNDTLRALKRKIQENFTTCKPTKLPRMMHHQNGGYGMGNSSPSSVLPHETLICQSLPSSQNDYIAPAYDHGPMQMLYARRDIQQTLTQKKGPLLSGRVYKPIVKMEDKNNNEQVVPDVSMPSCYLTPDASPVSSPQPSNDASSKDIHSFNPVLVAKYICSLKQKQMNDTNAERRSKNLPSLDVSFVDSFFDELGTFVMQNSLKDFDAIVKAEPIDIDDLIDAKETNNFDVEDILALSDPEPEINGGKSLNEIKVEINESPFSVPESHTSPLPLSPVSSITEDRMSYEEKSYCALTPESDFDSDHYEEIMDPDNWMLQTLKLPCSGLLTELDKYGNVPMVNVDASSGETELHQLRKFISSWTPSGVLSSNEDSQ, from the exons ATGGCACCAAGTCCCGTTGAAGAGCTGGCTCTATTGGACTTAGAAAG GTCAAATAAAGGAGCTTCAAAACAACGAAGAGACCAAATAAATGGAGAAATTTCCGTAATGAGAGACTTATTACCTCTACCAGAGAGCGCAAGACAAAGATTATCCCAACTCCAGATCATGTCCCTTAGTTGTGTATTCATCCGAAAATGTAACGTTTTACAGAAAA tggTTAAATCATCTCAGAATAATTCGGAAGTACCGTGCGATTTTTCACAG TCTCTGACAGGATTTCTGCTGTTAACAACAAGAGATGGAAAATTACTGTATATATCAGAGAATGTTACAGAGTATTTGGGCCATTCAATG GTCGACATGAAAACGCAAGGAGATAGCTTGTTTGATATTGTAGACAAACGCGACCATGGCACTGTGCAGGCACAGTTGTTACATGGTGGCGGGAAAATGTCACAGGATATACCAACCAGCTTCTTCTGTCGAATGAACATGTCGAGGACCCTTAAACGACAAGCCGGATTTGGAGATGTTAAG GTCATGCATGTCAAAGGTCATTTTGTGACGGTACCAACACAAGATTCTGATGTAGAACAGCAAGTGTTTATTGCTGTTTGCTCACCTTTAATTACACCGGACGTCAAAGAAAGCCTCATCCAAAACAATACCATGGTCTATAAATCGGTTCATAACCTTGATATGTCCTTCATAGAACTTACACTGAA tgGAGAATATCATCTGCAGACAACTAATGATGAAATCCAGAGTAAATCTTGGTATAGTTACATATATCCCGAGGATTTGCAAGAGGCCAAGGACAAACACACCCAAT taATAAAATCACGACATGAAATGGGGTGTATGATGACTGTACGTATGATCACAGCGAAAGATGAAGTCATCTGGGTCAACATTGTGATGCAAGTTAGACAGGCATTGTTATCTAATAGTGATGAACCAGTTATATTATGCATCAATCAAGTAGTCAG TGAACAAGAGGCATTCCAGTTCAAACTACAAGGGCAGCTATTCGCATTGTATGCATCTCGAACTCCAGATTTCTTCTTCGGATCAACATTTTGTGCTCCGATCCCAACAAATACCGAAGGAAGTCCTATGCTACCAGCTGCTGGTAACATGTTCCCATCGCCATTTTTCTCCGGACAACAAATTTTCGATCAGCCTTTTGCAACTGTACCACAACCTGTTCACGGTCAAATACCTCAAACGCATAAATCTTTCTGCGTCAAAAACTGTTCTCCAAATATGGCAGACCGACAAGGTCGTAATGACACACTACGTGCACTGAAAAGGAAAATTCAAGAAAATTTCACAACATGCAAACCAACCAAACTTCCTCGAATGATGCATCATCAAAATGGCGGCTATGGAATGGGAAATTCCTCTCCTTCGTCTGTTTTACCCCATGAAACATTAATATGCCAGTCTTTGCCATCATCGCAAAATGATTACATTGCACCAGCATACGATCATGGTCCCATGCAAATGTTATATGCAAGGAGAGACATCCAACAAACATTAACTCAGAAGAAAGGTCCATTATTGTCGGGTCGTGTTTACAAACCGATCGTAAAAATggaagataaaaacaataatgagCAAGTTGTTCCAGACGTTTCCATGCCATCTTGCTATCTAACACCAGACGCATCACCAGTATCATCTCCCCAGCCATCAAACGATGCCTCTTCAAAGGACATCCATTCATTTAATCCAGTATTAGTTGCAAAGTATATTTGTTCGCTGAAGCAGAAACAAATGAATGACACTAATGCTGAGAGGAGATCAAAGAATCTTCCGAGCCTCGATGTTTCATTCGTCGATTCTTTCTTTGATGAACTTGGCACATTTGTAATGCAAAATTCTCTAAAAGATTTTGATGCCATTGTGAAAGCCGAACCAATTGACATAGATGATCTCATTGACGCGAAGGAAACTAACAATTTTGATGTAGAAGATATACTTGCGTTGAGTGACCCTGAACCGGAGATAAATGGCGGGAAATCTTTGAACGAAATCAAGGTGGAGATAAACGAGAGCCCTTTCAGCGTACCAGAAAGTCATACAAGCCCACTGCCCTTGTCTCCAGTTTCGTCAATAACAGAAGACAGAATGTCGTACGAAGAGAAATCGTACTGTGCACTGACTCCAGAATCTGACTTCGATTCTGATCATTATGAGGAGATTATGGACCCGGACAACTGGATGCTTCAGACCCTGAAGTTGCCTTGTTCAGGACTGTTGACAGAACTGGACAAATATGGCAATGTTCCTATGGTCAATGTTGACGCTAGTTCCGGTGAAACTGAGCTGCATCAGCTTAGAAAGTTTATTTCATCTTGGACGCCAAGTG GTGTTCTCAGTTCTAACGAAGACTCCCAGTAG